A single genomic interval of Trichosurus vulpecula isolate mTriVul1 chromosome 6, mTriVul1.pri, whole genome shotgun sequence harbors:
- the LOC118853295 gene encoding translation initiation factor IF-2-like, whose protein sequence is MHRPRGSAQAAPAGPGPRVHRLHLPGMGMPRKPRAPSLDSLKPGASRRPASMAALGQIPRSVGPTSPAHLPSPGLCPAVRPPGAPSASAPPRLPRQDALLPAPKGARVSPPGPRLPPTPAHTARSGGALAAARPRSPQPAPLPGSSPRSRRGPAPGTASNLSRRGPGMRASAAGSSLGSRQRRLGARTPARPRPRVQGPAPSAAEPRPRRAPSPADGRLAAAAQAAQKTSRYRGITASLGPSPSESGAALGGRWWWGWEGCAVAWWGSVLRLAASQLALGD, encoded by the coding sequence ATGCACCGCCCCCGAGGAAGCGCGCAAGCAGCCCCGGCCGGGCCCGGACCGCGGGTGCACCGACTACACCTTCCCGGGATGGGTATGCCCCGAAAGCCCCGAGCCCCTAGCTTGGACTCGTTGAAGCCCGGGGCCTCCCGCCGTCCGGCCTCGATGGCCGCGCTTGGCCAGATCCCTAGGTCTGTCGGACCGACTTCTCCCGCCCATCTCCCGTCTCCGGGTCTTTGCCCCGCGGTCCGCCCGCCAGGAGCGCCCTCCGCCTCGGCTCCCCCTCGGCTACCCCGGCAGGACGCCCTCCTGCCGGCTCCCAAGGGGGCGAGGGTCTCCCCGCCGGGACCAAGGCTGCCCCCCACCCCGGCGCACACAGCCCGCTCCGGAGGAGCGCTCGCGGCCGCCAGGCCCCGCAGCCCCCAGCCCGCGCCGCTCCCCGGGAGCTCACCTCGCAGCCGCAGGGGCCCCGCCCCGGGCACTGCCAGCAACCTCAGCCGACGCGGCCCGGGCATGCGCGCCTCCGCCGCCGGCTCCTCCCTGGGCTCGAGGCAGCGCCGACTGGGCGCTCGGACACCTGCGCGGCCCAGACCCCGCGTGCAGGGCCCCGCCCCCAGCGCCGCCGAGCCCCGCCCCCGCCGGGCCCCGTCCCCAGCTGACGGGCGCCTGGCCGCGGCTGCGCAAGCCGCTCAGAAGACCTCGCGATATCGCGGGATTACCGCCTCACTCGGCCCGTCCCCGTCGGAGTCTGGGGcggccctgggagggaggtggtggtggggatgggaAGGGTGCGCCGTGGCGTGGTGGGGGAGTGTCCTCCGCCTCGCCGCGTCCCAGCTCGCGCTCGGAGActga